GTGATAAACTTTCTCTTATTATTAGATAATCGAATGTACAATTTGGACTTGGTTCAATGTCCAGATCggtgaaaatgaattgtatACGTTTACCGAAATCCGTAATAATTTCCCAATGACAATCACGATTTGCTGGATAATGATGTGGATATCCTGGTGATTCAATTATACCGGTAGTTCGATTAATGATTAAACCACCACATACAGGATCGATAGTATTCCATGTTAATGAGAAACCTTCATGTGATACACTTGGATCGGAacgaaatttcaaataaattgaattaaacgATGTAATAATATTGCCACCTTTCGGTaattgtttatcattacAAAATTTTCCTAAATTTCTATATTCTCTTGATGGTCCATCGAAAATTTCCAGATAATCAAATGCACAGCCTGGTGATTGTTCCATTTTAAAACGATCGAATGTTATATTCAATACTTTTGTCGAATATTGACGATTTTGTATCACCCATATACATGTCACATTATTTGCATaggtatttgatgatgatgaatttgtagTGGGAAATGAAAGCACACCAGACATCGCATCCAACTGGCCACCACAACTGGCACGATTTTGTTCACAATTGATGCCCATATATTCATTGGAACATTCACAGctatgacaaaaaaaaatcaataatgatcaatgaatcaattaattaaaattgaaaataaaactcaCTAATAAACACCATGATTCGTAATACAACGACCACCATTTTGACATGGATTTGTTTGACATAAATTTGCTTGATTTTCACAATATCTACCAGTATAATCCGATGGacataaacaataaaaatctgttgaaccatgatgattataagaAATACAAGATGCACCATGTTGACATGGATTATTAGCACAATTTGATAAAACAATTCGTTGACAACCACGTGATCCTTCTCCGTTGCCGGTAAAACCATCATTACAACGACATTGACGAAATCTCGCTGATATAGCGGTGTTAGCGATGCATGTAGCATCTGGTGAACAACCACCATTATTCGTTGAACATATATCACCATCTACAGTTGAACAAGTGATACCATCACCAACATAACCAGCTGGACAAGGTCCACAAATAATACGATCCGATGAACTTGAAGGAAAACATGAAACACGTGGCGACATAGAACAGCCACCATTATTGATCAGACAGCGGTCATATTGGAAACAATGGAAACCATCACCAGTATATCCAGGTGGACAAACCCCACATTGATAACCATCACGTGTATTGATACAATCAACGGGTGGATCTTTCGAACATCTATCGATACCAAGTCgacattcatcaacatccacATCGCATGGAGCACTATCAATATTTGGATTTGATTTCGTAAAACCTTGAAAACAGACGCAACGAAATGAGGCCACACTGTTCTGTGTTCGTGGCTTATTCAAACATAATCCTTGGCCACAGATTTCATGATCACTGACATTATggcaatcattgaattcgatATTACAACGAAGGCCTTGATGATTTGGTGGACAAATACAAACGAAACCGCcgaaaatattcaaacaagTGCCACCATTTTGGCATCCTAATTCAGTTCCTTGATATTGGACACATTCATCGATATCTTGTTCACAATTTTGTCCTTTGAATCCTGTACGACAACGGCATAAATATTGATTGTAACCATCTTCACAAGTAGCACCATTTTGACAGGGattattttcacattcatttttcatcaataatttttctaaaCGATCCAAACGTCGTAATAATGTACGCATTCGACGGAATTGTTTTCgaccaaatatttttttttgaaaaataatcgtATCATTTAAACGTTGTGTAAGTTCATCAATACGTGAACTGATTCTTGTTTCAACAATTGAAAGTTTTCGATCCACCAAACGATCAATGGGAGAATTTTGCTGTGCAACAATATCATTTGTATTCGAATTGATTGGATCCAATTCTTGATTAATGGATTGAAGTTTTGTTGCCAATaaatcatttccatttattcGTATTTGTCCAGAACCGGATGAACGAAAAACGATATCTTTATTACGGCCAGTCAATAGGACAAGATGTCCATTTTTCACTAAAAGTCGTGGACTTTATTTtttgggagaaaaaaattacattacattacattaaattaaattaaattttaaaatttaaaattcaattcaaaaaaaacttactgTGAATCAAATGGATCAAGATAATGTTCGACATCGAATTGTTCGACGGATTTCAcataaacaataatgatcaatgtaatgataatgtagaaaaatcttaaaatcaatgatgataatagcaTTTTAACAGCGAAAATAATGACATTATAATTTCGaagaataatgaatgaatgaatggataaatttcatttcgattttgttttttcattttccaattcgtttttttttcattttccaattcgtttttttttcgtttggtaGGGAGTTTTGACCACATCATGACagattgaatgataaattaatttagAACCAGTCATTTGATTCTTCTAGGCAGGGGTGTTATAATTGTGgcaaaatatttcaatactTCTCGTGATATAACGAAAACAATTACAGATGtcatttgtcaattttgaataatcaatcaaacaaacaaaaaaatcaattcggATATTATCACATTCAAGTACACGTAAGGTTTATACATTGCGAGTTTTACACAACAAGTTATAATGGTTTGTTTATACACtgattgaacaacaaataaagttccgtttgcttttttttctgattctatatatagaataaaaacgtgatttatttttcaaacgatatggatgataattcctcgaaacaatcatcatcatcatcatcatcatcgccatcaccatcggcaacaacaagattATTTACCAAAGAATTAGCCTGTATGATGTATGGATTTGGTGATGATCGTAATCCTTatattgaaacaataaaTCTGATGGAAGATTTAGTCATCAAATATATCTACGAATTGGTGGATAAAGCTTTCGAAAATCGAACATGTGAACGGCTGACCATCGATGATATTATGTACGCTGTACATAATGatccaaagaaaatttctCGTGTTTATAATTTATTGACCATGAATATGGAATTGAAACAAGCACGTAAAGCATTCGATGAAGTTTCCTTAcagaatcaatcatcatcatcatcatcatgtatggaaaagaaaaatgatgaaacaaaataagaaacaacaacaaaaaaaattttaattatcaattataaatGAGATCAGATAAATCTATcgaatttaaatcaaaatcttcTGACATATTAGTAGTATTTGAAATTGGAATGAATGGTTTttcatgttgttttttaagTTTTTGAATACCTTGACGGATTTGTTCACAATGTATGATGGATGTAGGCAATAGTATTGTGTACattgatttataataataataatgttcaatATAACCAatggtcaataataattctgatgtttcattcaaagtggaattttgttgaaataatcgatgaaaatATGGTTTCCATTGTTGCAATATAGCTTTACATAGATATATTGTACGTatgattgtttgttggtttgttatcatcattggtatTTGTATCTTGAAATCATAACAAAATGGATTATTAAATGTTTCCAATATGGAAATTTGTTGTGGATCCTGTAgacaattttgttgattaataTGACAAAATGATGGCGGTGATGATGGATAATGGCCATAAAATGAATACAGATCCGGCAATGATCGTaatgatgtttttatttgttgtccAGTTTGTGTGTTGTAAATGTACCATGAATTATtcgaaatgaatatataaatatcaGTAGATGGAATGTTGtaacaattattgatttttggcA
This window of the Dermatophagoides farinae isolate YC_2012a chromosome 3, ASM2471394v1, whole genome shotgun sequence genome carries:
- the LOC124495243 gene encoding transcription initiation factor TFIID subunit 13 — translated: MDDNSSKQSSSSSSSSPSPSATTRLFTKELACMMYGFGDDRNPYIETINLMEDLVIKYIYELVDKAFENRTCERLTIDDIMYAVHNDPKKISRVYNLLTMNMELKQARKAFDEVSLQNQSSSSSSCMEKKNDETK